Within the Elusimicrobiaceae bacterium genome, the region CTTCTGCAGCGCTTCAATGCCTTCCGGAGTGGTTGACATGTTCGAACCTTCAGCCACGCAGAAACAGCCGTTATTGATGAGCATCTTCGCGTCTTCGCCGGTCAGCTCGTTCTCGCAGGCGGTCGGCAAAGCCACGTCGCACTTGACATGCCAGGCTTTCTTGCCGGTCAGATACTGCGCGCGCGGATACTTCTCCGCATACTTGGCAAGGCTCTGGCGGCGTTTGAACACCAGCTCTTTGGTGAATTCGACTTTCTCCTCGTTGATGCCGTCGAGATCCACAATCGAGCCGTCATAATCGGTCATCCCTACAACTTTTCCGCCCAGCTGGTTGATCTTCTCGATCGCGTGCACGCCCACGTTGCCGGCGCCGGAAATCAGGCAGGTCTTGCCTTTGAAACTCTCCCCTCTGGTGGCGAGCATTTCCTGCGCGAAGTACACCAGACCGTACCCGGTCGCCGCGGGGCGGACAAGGCTGCCGCCCCAGTTAAGGCCCTTGCCCGTAAGCACGCCTTCAAACCGGTTATGGAGTTTTTTATACTGGCCGAACAGGTAGCCGATTTCGCGGCCGCCCACTCCGATATCGCCGGCCGGAACATCCGTATTCGGGCCGATGTACCGGAAAAGCTCGCTCATGAAAGACTGGCAGAAGCGCATCACTTCAGCATCGGACTTGCCCCTTGGGTTGAAATCCGAACCGCCTTTTCCGCCGCCCATAGGCAGGCCGGTAAGGCTGTTTTTGAAAATCTGTTCGAAACCGAGAAATTTAAGAATGCTCAGATTGACGCTGGGATGAAACCGGAGCCCGCCCTTGTAGGGTCCGATGGCGCTGTTGAACTGCACGCGATAGCCGCGGTTGATCTGGATTTCGCCGCTGTCGTCAACCCACGGAACGCGGAACGAGATAGCCCGTTCGGGTTCCACAAGCCGTTCGATGATTTTCGCTTTCCGGTATTCGGGGTGCTTGTCGTACACCGGCATAAGGGAACAGATAACTTCTTCCGCCGCCTGAAGGAATTCCTTTTCTCCGGGATTCTTGGCAGCGAGATTGTCCATAATGCGTTTTGCATTTTCGTTCATAGGTTGTAACCTCTCCACGATTATTGGTGTTGACCACCAATGTTACCTAGAGGATATTCCATTAGGCCGGGGCTTGTCAAGCGCGCAAATCTATATGCGTCCGCACGCGCGGAGAACCGCGCCGGCAGCGTTGCCGCGCCGCGATAAAATATTTCCAATCGGCGGAAAAGTTTGTATAATAAGATCTGTCAAGGGCCTGTAGCTCAGCTGGGAGAGCGCTTGCATGGCATGCAAGAGGTCAGGGGTTCGATCCCCCTCAGGTCCACCAGTTTTTCAAACCCACTCGCAGGAGTGGGTTTTTTATTTGCGAGCCGGAAGCGGTCTGAAGCCGGGCACAGCGTTACCGGACGGGAAAACCGATGTCGTCCCCCGTGCCGAACCGCCGGTCAGGCCCGGCCGAGGTAAGCCGGAAGTCCGCGCCCCGTTCAGCCACTCTGTCCGACGGGACAATGTCGAGCCCAGGCGGCACGCCCCACGGGTCCAGCCCGAGAGTCCTGTCCTGAACAAAAGAGAACAGCGCCGCGGAATCGGGATAAACACCATATTGCGACTTGTACAAATCGGCGGCGAAGGCCAGCCGCCTCAGGCGTCGCACCGCCTCCGCGCGCGCGGAGTCGTTTCCGGCTGTCAGGCCGGCGCAGCCGCACAGACAAACCAGCAGACAAAACGGAATTATTTTCATGCCGCCACCCCGCTTTATTGTTTTCCAGACAGCCGGTCACTCCTCCCGGCCGCAAACGCGCCGCCGCGGCGGGCGTTATGCCGCCTGCCGAGAACCGCATTTTTCCCCGCCTGATGATCCGGCCTGTCGCGCTTTCAGCCCTGGCCGCTGAAAAAAGGCGCGCCGCACGGCGCGCCTTGTCCATTCTGAAAAACCTGTCAGCGCAAATGGATGCTGAGAGTCCGGGCGTCTTTGTCAAACGCGAACTCCGCATCTTCGTAAGAAGGCGCTGACCCCATGAATCCGGACACGTTCCGTGAAAAACCGCGCGGCTCGGATGCCCGGCCGAAGATATTTCTGTTAAGCCTGCCGTTACCGTCTTTGTCCTGATAAACGGAAGCGGCATACCGGCCGAACGGCAGATCCCTGAAAACCGCAACAGCCTGCCCGGAGTGGATAAAAGCTATGGCAAAAGCCGCCGCGCGTCCGCCGTCCGCCGGAAACCCCTCGCCCGATTTAAACAGCGCGGCCATTATCACGCCGGCGTCGCCGTCCGCGCCGTCAATTTTGAGAATCAGGTCGCCGCCTTTGCCCGGCTCCATGATCCCGGCCTGGCGGCGCGGATGCTTAAGATCGTAGCGCATGTCGGCCGACATGGCGAGATTATCGTCCTCCAGATCGAAAACCGCGCTGTTAAACAGAACCGGCGCGTAGTCGTGCAGCGCGTCGCCGGACACGGCTGTACCTTCCGCGGGAAACCCGCGGTCCATATCCAGCCGGCCGTTGGCGTTAAGATCGTGAAACCCGATCACAGCATACTGCCCGTACGGCACGTCTTTAAACGCCACTGCCGCGCGCCGGTTCTTTATTCGGGAATAGGAAAACATCGCCGCGTTTTTAAACTCATAAGGAAACCCTTCGCCCGCAGCATACAACGCGACAAGCGCCAGCCCCTGATTGGAGGAAAATCCGTCAAGCGTAACATTGATATTGCCGGTTTCGCGCCCGGCCCGGACAGCGGGGAAATTGCGCCTTGAGGCCAAAAGACCATATCTGATCACGGTATCGAGCGACACGTCGGGCCGGTTAACCTTGAACGCCGCGTATTCAAAATCCGGCGGCCCGAATTCCGGCACCGCGTTATTGGACGCGCCGAACCCTTCCACAAACATGGTGCCGGCCATTTCTATCACGTTATCAGCGTTTTCATCGTGGCACAGCGCAACCGCGTACCGGCCGTAGGGCACATCCGCAAAAACCAGTTTCGCGCCGCCGTTATCTATGCGGGAAAACGCCCGGCGAAACGCTCCGGAAAATCCGGCCGGGAAGCCCTGCGCCGAATCAAACAGCGCGGCCACTACCTGCCCGCGGTCATTTCGCAGGCCATGCACCGCAATGCTGACCGTGCCGGTTTCTTTCGCGGCGTCAAGTCCGAACCCGGCGCCGTGCGCAAGCGCCGCAATAAACAAGGAAAACAATATCTTTTTCACATCAGTACCTTATATTATAGGCAAGCCCGAAAGTATGGCCCGTGTAATTGTAAGGCAGATACTTTTCGAAGGTGTTGTTTGATTCCGCGATGGTGAAAGTGTAAGAAAGCCGCATATCCGCGATCTCGTTCAAATGCTTGCGGAACCCGACGGACAGGCGGGTGATAAGATTTTTCTGCCTGTCGCCGGACTTATAGTTGTTTTCGGAATCGCGCGCCAGCCGCGCCACATAATCCCGGCGGATAAGCTCCAGCCCGCCGCTGACCGCCCACCGGGCGTCCGCGCCAAGATTGAGGTCAAGCGGAATCCGCAGAGCCAGTTCGTTATAGCTGTAGTTGTCATTCATGAAAGTGACATCCGCGGACGGGTCGGTAATGTCGGTAATCGTGGCTCCGAAATACTTGTAACGCAAAAAATTCTGGTTGGAACGGTAGATGTTGTACTCGATATTGGGGTAAAACTCGAACAGGCCCCAGGAAGTGTTAAGCCCGAAATCAATGGCGGTGGCGGTATCGCGCTGCCTGGAATTGCCGTAAAGGCCCGTATCCTCCACGACAGTCTGGTTGGTGTAATCCATCACGGAGCGGGAAACACCCAGCGTCATGCTGTTCCAGTTCGAACGCAGAGAAAGCTGGCTCATGTTCTGGTTCTGCAGCCCGCCCGACAGCTCGGACGCGGAGCCGGCGTTCTGGAATTCGCGCAACAGGTCGGTATAATTCGGAAATTCAACCGCGCGAACCAGATACTTGGCAGTCAGCACCCCGCTTTTTCCGGAGAGCTCGTAAAGCCAGTCGGCGGCGAGATTCCAGCCGTCGGAATTGGTATTGTAAAGCCCGCTGTCCCACGCTTCGTTCGCGCCAGTCTTGCGTTTGCCGATGGTTTTGGCCACTCCGGGCCGCACCCGGAACTCGCCCAGCTTGAGCCGGTATTCCAGATTGATGTAATGGCTGAGGCTGCGATCCTCAAACTGGTTGCTGTCCTGCGGATAGAACGACGGACCCATATATCTGAAATTGTAAAGCGCGAACAGGGAATTGCTCTCGTTGATATTGCCGAGCAGGCCCAGATCGGCGTTCATCTGCCCGCCGCTGAAAAAATTGCCCTGCGAAGGCATGTTGAGCATTTCCGCCAGCGACATGTTAAAATATGGCGTAACCGCCTTGGTCTGTTCGGCCGTAGCGGCGAACGAACCGGCGGAGGCGCCCGCCATCAGCAACGCCGCAATCAACGCAATTTTACCGCCGTGTTTCACGTTCATAGGCTCCGCTAGAAATTGACATGAAAATTCCAGACGGGATGGATTACCAGCACCCCTTCAGGATAGATATTGAAACCCAGCTCGAAATATTTGCCGTACCAGCTTACCTTAGCGGCCAGAATCTCCTGCGTAAGCCCGTAATTGAACTGCATGGTCCACCAGTTGTCAAGCCCGGTGGGACATTCGATGCCAGCCACAAGAAAATTATCGTTAAGGTTGGAATGAAAACTGGAAACTTCCGTGCCCATTATATCAACCGCTTTTTTCATATCGAGATTGGCGGTAAGGCTGGCGTATTTCCAGCCGCCGAACACGCGCACCCGGGGGCTTACGCTGCTGGCCAGCATAAGGCCCATGTAATGCCCGTAAAACCTGGCGTCGTTGATATCGTCGCTCTGGTTAACCGCCATCTGCGCCCACATCATCTGCCAGTAGCCACCGTACACATCCAGCTGCGGCAGCCCGGGATACAGCCGCCCTTCGGGATGCAGGCGCAGCTTGCCGGACAGATTGCCGTACCCCATCGGCACCGCCGACGGAAACAGCCCCACCTGAAACCCCATCGTCTTGCCGGGCAATACGGGCGTTGTCGCTTCCAGATCCTGCTGGAAATCGTAAAAGAAAGCCGAGGGATTGGCGATTATTTCCGACACTATCTCGCTTCCTTTCGCCTCCCAGTCAATTCCCGCCAGCGCCGCGGGCGCGGCGCACAGAAACAAAGCGAGAACCGCCGTGAAACGCCGCTTGCGCCGCAGGCTCATTCGGAAGACCCCTTTTTGGTATTGAGTTTGAGGAACGCCGGCAGCAGTTTCGAGGTGGCCTGATAAGCGATATCGGGAATGGCCACTATGTCAATATTCTTGCGCATGGAGTTTACCGAAATGCCGGAAAAAGTGGCGGTTAAATCCCCGTTGGCGGAATTGTCCACCCGGCCGCCGTTGTCCTTTTTTATGAACAGCTGAGCCTGCCCGGCGGTGTTGGCCACAAGCGACGGGATGTTGCTGATATCGCTTGTAAAATCGCTTACGCTACGGACGCGCCCGCTGTTCGTTATCACATAAATGTTTGTCGCCAGCCAGATTTTATTGGCGCTGACTCCGCAGTTTGCGCCCACGCAGTAAGGCGTGGCCGCGGATTCCATCATGAATTTGTCGGAATCGAAATTGACGTACTGCCGGGTATCCCGGTTTGAAGGATTGAGAAAATTCCAGCCGCCGTCCGCGTCGGGCCGCTGGGCCCAGGCCAGCCCGGAAACAGTCGAGCCGGACAGGTTCTGCACCGACCCGTCGCTCAGCGCGCTGACCACCCGCCCCTGCGCCAGGGCATTGTAGCCCGTGTTATCCACCGTGCCGAAATAAATTTTTCCGTAGTCGGTCATTTCGTCGCTCGCGGCCGGATCGGCCAGCTGTTTGTTGTCCGCCAGCAGCGCGGTTACGAAAAAGGATCCCGCCGTGGTCTGGTTGGCCGCCACGACATTCAGATGATCCACCCGGACAGTGTTGTTTGTGAAAAACGAAGCCCAGTTATTGATGCTCTGCGGCAGGGCGGAATTGAACCGGATAAGTGTCTGGAAAGAGTCGAGCCTGTTGGCGATATCGGAACCGTAATAGCTGAATCTGCCCGCTGACGACGTGTAATCCGGGCGTTTCACCAGATTGATTATCTGGATACTGCTGTCGTCAGGGCGCAGCATACGCTGGTCCACCCGGACCAGATTGCCGTTCACGTCGCGCAGAGTGCGTCCGGCTTCAAGGTCGGCCTCCATCACCTGCTTGGTAAGCGTGTCAATATTGCTCTGGGTTCTGTCCGTGTCCGCCACGAACCGCCGGATATCCATCCGGTATCCTTCCTTGGAAACCAGCATGTCCAGCCGCTGGCGCGGCGAAAGTCCCGGCGACCAGTCCTGCACGCCTTCCACCTCCTGATCCCGGGTAAGCAGCGAGTCCGTTCCGATGAACACCGTACCGCTGCGGCGGCCTTCGTCGCCCCTGGCGGGCCGGCGGGCGGCGGACCGATCCTGATCCCGGTCCCGGCGGACAATGTTATACCGCACGCCCTGGTTAATCTGCACCTCGGATTGCCCGTATTCGGGCGGCACGGTATACCTCAGGTCAACCTGCCCGTACAGCACATCCACGTTCAGATCGCCGGCCTCCACGGCGGACACGACAAATTCCGTGCCGCGCACGGCGCAGACCGCCGCGTCGGTCCGCACTATAAAACGCTCTTTCCATTTAAGATGCGGCACCCGCACCTTGATTTTGCCCGCCAGAAGCGCGATATCGCTTACCAGATTTTTACGAGCCGCCACTTCGAGAGTGCTGTTTTCGCGCAGCCAGATTTTGGTTTTATTGGAAAAGAACAGCTCCGCCTGCCCGTCCGCGCCGGTGCGGACAAGGCAGCCTTCCGGCAGGATATCGCCCTGTCTGGCCGGATTCCAGACCGCTTTTCGGCTGGCCCGTGTTTCCACCGTGCCGGACAGATCCGCCAGCACGGCGCTGTCGCTCTCTTCTTCGGCCAGAACGGGCGCGCCCGCCGCAAACATGACGCCTGCCGCGAAAACGGCGAAAAAAATCCGGGTTTTTTTCATATAGTCTATTCTAACGGCTGTGGAGTATTGTGTCAATAAGGTTAAAATGTGATAATAGTCATGATGCCATTCAGAATTTCCGGACAGCCGTTACGACTGCTTCCGCCGCTTGCGGCGGTATCCGTGCTGCTGTTTTCGGCAGGCTGCGTGACTTTCAAGAAACCGCCGGAAACGGACAGCAACAATTTCGCGCGCGTACTGCCGGCCGATTATCCCGATTTCGGAGAT harbors:
- a CDS encoding FecR family protein → MKKTRIFFAVFAAGVMFAAGAPVLAEEESDSAVLADLSGTVETRASRKAVWNPARQGDILPEGCLVRTGADGQAELFFSNKTKIWLRENSTLEVAARKNLVSDIALLAGKIKVRVPHLKWKERFIVRTDAAVCAVRGTEFVVSAVEAGDLNVDVLYGQVDLRYTVPPEYGQSEVQINQGVRYNIVRRDRDQDRSAARRPARGDEGRRSGTVFIGTDSLLTRDQEVEGVQDWSPGLSPRQRLDMLVSKEGYRMDIRRFVADTDRTQSNIDTLTKQVMEADLEAGRTLRDVNGNLVRVDQRMLRPDDSSIQIINLVKRPDYTSSAGRFSYYGSDIANRLDSFQTLIRFNSALPQSINNWASFFTNNTVRVDHLNVVAANQTTAGSFFVTALLADNKQLADPAASDEMTDYGKIYFGTVDNTGYNALAQGRVVSALSDGSVQNLSGSTVSGLAWAQRPDADGGWNFLNPSNRDTRQYVNFDSDKFMMESAATPYCVGANCGVSANKIWLATNIYVITNSGRVRSVSDFTSDISNIPSLVANTAGQAQLFIKKDNGGRVDNSANGDLTATFSGISVNSMRKNIDIVAIPDIAYQATSKLLPAFLKLNTKKGSSE
- a CDS encoding DUF2141 domain-containing protein, with translation MKKILFSLFIAALAHGAGFGLDAAKETGTVSIAVHGLRNDRGQVVAALFDSAQGFPAGFSGAFRRAFSRIDNGGAKLVFADVPYGRYAVALCHDENADNVIEMAGTMFVEGFGASNNAVPEFGPPDFEYAAFKVNRPDVSLDTVIRYGLLASRRNFPAVRAGRETGNINVTLDGFSSNQGLALVALYAAGEGFPYEFKNAAMFSYSRIKNRRAAVAFKDVPYGQYAVIGFHDLNANGRLDMDRGFPAEGTAVSGDALHDYAPVLFNSAVFDLEDDNLAMSADMRYDLKHPRRQAGIMEPGKGGDLILKIDGADGDAGVIMAALFKSGEGFPADGGRAAAFAIAFIHSGQAVAVFRDLPFGRYAASVYQDKDGNGRLNRNIFGRASEPRGFSRNVSGFMGSAPSYEDAEFAFDKDARTLSIHLR
- the gdhA gene encoding NADP-specific glutamate dehydrogenase; translated protein: MNENAKRIMDNLAAKNPGEKEFLQAAEEVICSLMPVYDKHPEYRKAKIIERLVEPERAISFRVPWVDDSGEIQINRGYRVQFNSAIGPYKGGLRFHPSVNLSILKFLGFEQIFKNSLTGLPMGGGKGGSDFNPRGKSDAEVMRFCQSFMSELFRYIGPNTDVPAGDIGVGGREIGYLFGQYKKLHNRFEGVLTGKGLNWGGSLVRPAATGYGLVYFAQEMLATRGESFKGKTCLISGAGNVGVHAIEKINQLGGKVVGMTDYDGSIVDLDGINEEKVEFTKELVFKRRQSLAKYAEKYPRAQYLTGKKAWHVKCDVALPTACENELTGEDAKMLINNGCFCVAEGSNMSTTPEGIEALQKAKVLFSPGKASNAGGVGVSGLEMSQNSLRLSWTREEVDARLNQIMKNIHKSCLDASTEYGDPGNYVMGANIAGFLKVADAMLDQGLV